The Methylomusa anaerophila genome has a segment encoding these proteins:
- a CDS encoding polysaccharide deacetylase family protein, with protein MRIRIFFTLTIVLSLLGISSIFVKNSWTASGTISSVPTTQKVVAITIDDGPHNKTTPEILAVLKEKKVHATFFILGENGESNPGLIARENAEGHEISSHGYSHKHLTKLSKDQIKEELERTENLIRQYAPKPLLFRPPGGLYNQDVLEVVRNRGYSTILWTVDPHDWARPTVKETVDRVMSQVKPGSIILLHDGQYPLPTPKALGIIIDRLKEEGYEMVTISELFQYYEVRTSHFWDFVFD; from the coding sequence ATGCGCATACGTATATTTTTTACCCTGACAATAGTTCTCTCATTGCTGGGCATTTCATCAATATTCGTGAAAAATTCCTGGACTGCGTCCGGTACAATCAGCTCGGTTCCTACTACGCAAAAAGTCGTAGCCATTACTATCGACGATGGGCCGCATAATAAGACAACTCCGGAAATCCTTGCCGTTCTCAAGGAAAAAAAAGTTCACGCCACCTTTTTTATACTAGGAGAAAACGGGGAATCCAATCCTGGTTTAATAGCCCGGGAGAATGCCGAAGGACATGAAATTAGTTCCCATGGCTATAGCCACAAGCACTTGACAAAGTTGTCCAAAGATCAAATTAAGGAGGAGCTTGAACGAACCGAAAACCTAATCAGGCAATACGCGCCCAAACCGCTCCTGTTCCGTCCACCCGGCGGCTTATATAACCAGGACGTTCTGGAAGTGGTACGCAACCGCGGATATTCCACCATACTCTGGACCGTCGATCCCCATGACTGGGCGCGGCCGACTGTGAAAGAAACAGTTGACAGAGTAATGTCACAAGTCAAGCCGGGAAGTATCATCCTACTCCACGACGGGCAGTATCCTCTCCCTACCCCCAAGGCATTGGGCATAATTATTGACCGCTTAAAAGAAGAAGGATATGAAATGGTAACAATTTCAGAACTATTCCAATATTACGAAGTCAGGACCTCCCACTTTTGGGACTTTGTATTCGACTAA
- a CDS encoding cob(I)yrinic acid a,c-diamide adenosyltransferase: MIYTKTGDKGTTSLLDGTRVRKNSPRVESYGTIDELNSLLGFGKHFIHNKDIVEKIHTVQKELFSVASALADPQGKTYTSPLGEAEIVRFETWIDEYVKLMNPAPKFIVPGSCQASGILHVARTVCRRAERVMTALDELEPVNPILAKYINRLSDVLYTFARYLEENQELVNT; this comes from the coding sequence ATGATTTATACCAAAACAGGCGATAAGGGAACAACCAGTTTGCTGGACGGCACCCGCGTTCGCAAGAATAGTCCCCGCGTCGAAAGCTATGGAACTATTGACGAATTAAATTCACTGCTAGGCTTTGGAAAACATTTTATTCATAACAAAGATATTGTAGAAAAGATTCATACTGTCCAAAAAGAGCTATTTTCTGTTGCCTCGGCCTTGGCTGATCCGCAGGGCAAAACCTATACTTCCCCTTTGGGAGAAGCTGAGATTGTCAGGTTTGAAACATGGATAGACGAATATGTCAAACTCATGAATCCGGCACCGAAATTTATAGTGCCGGGCAGTTGCCAAGCTTCAGGAATTCTCCATGTGGCGCGTACGGTATGTCGCCGGGCGGAACGGGTCATGACGGCCCTCGACGAATTGGAACCGGTTAATCCCATCCTTGCCAAGTACATCAACCGGCTGTCGGATGTCTTATATACCTTTGCCCGTTATCTCGAAGAAAACCAGGAACTGGTCAATACCTGA
- a CDS encoding transposase, with product MPRQGRRLSESKIYHVMIRGNEKKNIFLNDEDKIHFLDTLCEKNKERRYTVYAYCLMDNHVHLLINEGSDEIAKIMKRINTSYAYYFNKKYCRIGHLFQDRFKSEAIESDAYLLLAVRYLHNNPVKAGIVESAAEYKWSSYNIYVQKSIQPCVVDREFILKLFADDIESAIRLFEEYSNTQSDEQFIDLAKEEIAAKPIQTEKQARELTASYLVQNNIGLNDLKARENENLRRDLISKLKRESSLSIRQIANLLGINRNIVQRTK from the coding sequence ATGCCACGACAAGGTAGGCGATTAAGTGAAAGTAAAATCTATCATGTCATGATCCGGGGAAATGAGAAGAAAAATATTTTTCTAAATGATGAAGACAAAATACACTTTCTTGACACCTTATGCGAAAAGAACAAAGAGCGTAGATACACAGTCTACGCCTACTGTTTAATGGATAACCATGTCCATCTTTTGATCAATGAAGGCAGCGATGAGATAGCAAAAATCATGAAAAGAATCAACACCAGCTACGCCTACTATTTTAATAAAAAATATTGTCGCATCGGCCATCTATTTCAAGATCGATTTAAGAGTGAGGCTATTGAAAGCGACGCATATCTCCTATTGGCCGTCAGATACCTACATAACAATCCGGTAAAAGCCGGAATCGTCGAGTCCGCAGCGGAATACAAATGGAGCAGTTACAATATATACGTTCAAAAAAGTATCCAACCCTGTGTTGTGGATAGGGAATTCATACTAAAACTATTTGCAGATGATATAGAAAGCGCAATCCGGCTATTTGAAGAATATTCCAATACACAGAGCGATGAGCAATTCATAGATTTGGCAAAAGAAGAAATAGCGGCGAAACCTATTCAAACGGAAAAGCAGGCCAGGGAATTAACTGCGAGTTATCTAGTTCAAAACAATATCGGTCTCAATGACTTAAAAGCCAGGGAGAACGAGAACCTGCGCCGGGACCTTATCAGCAAACTGAAAAGAGAATCAAGTTTATCAATACGTCAAATAGCAAATTTGTTGGGAATAAATCGAAACATAGTGCAGCGAACGAAGTGA
- the pdxR gene encoding MocR-like pyridoxine biosynthesis transcription factor PdxR produces the protein MNEQFFDFVSIQLVKNSKASLYVQLYDRLRELIVSGKLSHGYLLPPVRRLASGLGINPGTVVSAYKLLEQNGYICSRAGSGSYVAEITGSIAAADEPVAADTDLDMFETKSAMLLANNKHCIDFASAMPTPDLLSIDDFKNVLIEVLDRDKGFAFGYQESQGFYPLREAISYYLQAQGIKAQADNVQIISGAQQGIDIIAKALLNFGDYVFTENPTYPGAIAAFRSRGAKIVEIGMENDGMNIPELENKIRSFRPKLIYAMANIQNPTGYSYSLAKRNRLIGLARRYNAIILEDDYISELDFSGVPLAPLKALDRDQRVIYLKSFSKIFMPGLRLAFLLMPPPLVSKVLAVKHHSDISTSGLTQRAFDLYLRQGIWQRHIAAIHSIYLERYHTALAAIQQFLPPAVVCHRPRGGLSCWLSLPAGLSARKIVADAESRDVLLLPGTAFFPRRPPDQFLRLSFAVAGPEKIVEGVKILGEVIKSQGTVL, from the coding sequence ATGAATGAACAATTTTTTGATTTTGTGTCGATACAATTAGTCAAAAACAGTAAAGCATCCCTCTATGTTCAACTGTATGACCGCTTACGCGAGCTTATCGTAAGCGGGAAACTAAGCCACGGGTATCTGCTGCCGCCGGTGCGGCGCCTGGCCTCCGGCCTGGGGATTAATCCCGGCACGGTGGTTAGCGCCTATAAACTGCTGGAACAAAACGGCTACATATGCTCCCGGGCCGGCAGCGGCAGCTATGTAGCCGAAATTACCGGCAGTATCGCGGCCGCGGATGAACCTGTTGCGGCCGATACCGACCTGGATATGTTTGAAACTAAAAGCGCTATGCTCCTGGCTAATAATAAGCATTGTATTGATTTTGCCAGTGCAATGCCTACGCCTGATTTATTGTCCATCGATGATTTTAAAAATGTATTAATTGAAGTGCTGGACAGAGATAAGGGTTTTGCTTTCGGTTATCAGGAAAGCCAGGGCTTTTACCCTTTACGGGAAGCCATTTCTTATTATTTGCAGGCGCAGGGCATTAAGGCTCAGGCGGATAATGTTCAGATCATTTCCGGCGCCCAGCAAGGCATTGATATTATCGCCAAGGCTTTATTAAATTTCGGCGATTACGTATTTACCGAAAACCCTACCTATCCCGGCGCCATAGCCGCCTTTCGCTCCCGGGGGGCTAAAATTGTTGAAATCGGCATGGAAAACGACGGCATGAATATTCCGGAACTGGAAAACAAAATCCGCTCCTTTCGTCCCAAACTGATTTACGCCATGGCCAACATCCAAAACCCAACCGGCTATTCGTACTCCCTAGCCAAGCGGAACAGGCTGATCGGCCTTGCCCGGCGCTATAACGCCATTATTTTGGAAGATGATTATATCAGTGAACTGGATTTTTCCGGGGTGCCGCTGGCGCCGCTGAAAGCCCTTGACCGCGATCAGCGGGTGATTTATCTGAAAAGCTTTTCCAAAATTTTCATGCCGGGATTGCGCCTGGCCTTTTTACTTATGCCGCCGCCTTTGGTTTCTAAAGTTTTGGCGGTTAAGCATCATTCGGATATTTCCACTTCGGGCCTGACCCAGCGGGCTTTTGACCTGTATCTGCGCCAAGGCATCTGGCAAAGGCATATAGCCGCCATCCATAGCATTTACCTGGAGCGATACCATACCGCGCTGGCTGCGATTCAGCAATTTCTGCCGCCGGCAGTGGTATGTCACCGTCCCCGCGGCGGCTTAAGCTGCTGGCTGTCCCTGCCGGCAGGATTATCGGCCCGGAAGATTGTTGCCGACGCCGAAAGCAGAGATGTCCTGCTGCTGCCGGGCACCGCCTTTTTTCCCCGCCGCCCGCCCGACCAATTCCTGCGCCTTAGCTTTGCCGTAGCCGGCCCGGAAAAAATAGTGGAAGGGGTGAAGATCCTGGGCGAGGTCATCAAGAGTCAGGGGACGGTTCTTTGA
- the pdxS gene encoding pyridoxal 5'-phosphate synthase lyase subunit PdxS: MQHRYDLNKNLAQMLKGGVIMDVTNAEQAKIAETAGAVAVMALERVPADIRKQGGVARMSDPQMIRAIKDTVSIPVMAKARIGHFVEAQILEAIGIDYVDESEVLTPADEDYHINKWDFKIPFVCGARNLGEALRRIGEGAAMIRTKGEAGTGNVVEAVRHMRTMLADMRRVKAAPKEELMSIAKEMGAPFHLIEYVSEHGVLPVVNFAAGGIATPADAALMMQLGCDGVFVGSGIFKSGDPQKRAKAIVEATTHYNDPELLARISENLGEPMVGIEIDKIEPADRLAVRGW; encoded by the coding sequence ATGCAACACCGCTATGATCTCAACAAAAACTTGGCCCAAATGTTAAAAGGCGGCGTCATTATGGACGTCACCAATGCCGAGCAGGCTAAAATTGCCGAAACGGCAGGCGCAGTAGCCGTTATGGCTTTGGAAAGAGTACCCGCCGATATCCGCAAACAGGGCGGCGTGGCCCGTATGTCGGACCCGCAAATGATCAGGGCAATCAAGGACACCGTATCCATCCCGGTTATGGCCAAAGCGCGGATCGGTCACTTTGTGGAGGCGCAAATCCTTGAAGCCATCGGTATCGACTATGTGGACGAAAGTGAAGTTTTAACCCCGGCGGATGAGGATTATCATATCAATAAATGGGATTTCAAAATTCCTTTTGTCTGCGGCGCCAGAAACCTGGGCGAGGCCTTGCGCCGCATCGGGGAAGGCGCAGCCATGATCCGTACCAAAGGGGAAGCCGGTACCGGCAACGTGGTGGAAGCTGTCCGCCACATGCGGACTATGCTGGCGGATATGCGGCGCGTTAAAGCTGCCCCCAAAGAAGAGTTGATGAGCATTGCCAAAGAAATGGGCGCACCTTTTCATTTAATCGAGTACGTGTCGGAACACGGCGTATTGCCGGTAGTCAACTTTGCGGCCGGCGGCATTGCCACTCCCGCCGACGCGGCCCTCATGATGCAGCTTGGCTGCGACGGGGTTTTTGTCGGCTCGGGAATTTTTAAATCCGGCGACCCGCAAAAGCGGGCCAAAGCCATTGTCGAGGCCACCACTCATTACAACGATCCAGAGCTGCTGGCCAGAATCTCCGAGAACTTAGGCGAGCCGATGGTCGGTATTGAAATCGACAAAATAGAGCCTGCAGACCGGTTAGCTGTCAGAGGGTGGTAA
- the pdxT gene encoding pyridoxal 5'-phosphate synthase glutaminase subunit PdxT, with product MITIGVLALQGAVKEHLDRLNSLPDVAGLAVKKAADLNNIDGLILPGGESTTIGKLLREFNLSPILIDKINRGLPVWGTCAGMILLAKAIIGEETRHLGVMDICVRRNAYGSQLDSFATELVIPKVSSSPVPLVFIRAPYVEETGKDVQILARVDGKIVAVEQGNMLATAFHPELTDDLTFHRYFAEKVRKNKNSEK from the coding sequence ATGATCACAATCGGGGTGCTGGCTCTCCAGGGAGCCGTGAAGGAGCATCTTGACCGCCTCAATTCTCTGCCTGATGTAGCCGGCTTAGCAGTTAAGAAAGCAGCTGACCTAAACAATATTGACGGTCTCATCCTTCCCGGCGGCGAATCAACTACCATAGGCAAACTGCTCAGAGAGTTCAATCTCTCCCCAATACTGATTGACAAGATAAACCGCGGTCTGCCGGTATGGGGTACCTGCGCCGGAATGATCCTGTTGGCTAAGGCTATTATCGGCGAAGAAACAAGGCATTTGGGCGTCATGGATATTTGTGTACGGCGAAACGCTTATGGCAGCCAGTTAGACAGTTTCGCCACCGAGCTTGTTATACCAAAAGTGAGTTCTTCGCCTGTACCTTTGGTATTCATCCGGGCTCCTTACGTGGAAGAGACCGGTAAAGACGTTCAGATACTGGCCAGAGTCGATGGTAAGATTGTGGCTGTAGAGCAAGGCAACATGCTGGCTACAGCTTTTCATCCGGAATTAACTGATGATTTGACTTTTCACAGGTATTTTGCGGAAAAAGTAAGAAAAAATAAGAATAGCGAGAAATAA
- a CDS encoding CgeB family protein, producing the protein MHIGFVIKWPKNAIRQVIGEELYAESLCRELRQMPGVRSAQLYYPNLMPAAKIDIMIHLNESLPGPFARKHVLYLQNFFQQGSDVVLGYLQKKGYDGFAFFSQRLYDLHRQAGYGGIFLPLAADTTIFKPREKNPRYDYDVVYVGNDIKGEERTMRYIYPAAAKYNFGLFGNWWPYPPNGYRDLFAKLSQGSISREESAVLYSSAKIALNYTAEDSIYWDAMNLRFFEVLACKGFLISDKVPSAQRELKGCAVFTDGGEDLIAQIEYYLSRPKEKDEIAANGYQYILQHATVQARAKQLHNYLQQIMEIN; encoded by the coding sequence ATGCATATTGGGTTTGTGATCAAATGGCCGAAAAATGCCATTCGGCAAGTAATTGGCGAGGAATTATACGCCGAGTCTTTGTGCCGGGAACTGCGGCAGATGCCGGGAGTCCGCTCGGCCCAGCTATATTACCCGAATTTAATGCCTGCAGCCAAGATCGATATCATGATTCACCTTAATGAATCGCTGCCGGGTCCCTTTGCCCGCAAGCACGTGCTGTACCTGCAGAATTTCTTTCAGCAGGGCTCGGACGTGGTATTGGGATACCTGCAGAAAAAAGGTTACGACGGGTTTGCCTTTTTTTCCCAGCGTCTGTATGATCTGCACCGGCAAGCAGGGTATGGCGGCATCTTTTTGCCTTTGGCGGCGGACACCACTATATTTAAACCCCGGGAGAAAAACCCCAGGTACGACTATGATGTTGTTTATGTAGGCAATGATATTAAAGGCGAAGAACGAACCATGCGGTATATTTATCCGGCAGCAGCAAAATATAACTTTGGTTTGTTTGGCAACTGGTGGCCTTATCCGCCTAACGGCTACCGCGATTTATTCGCCAAACTGTCACAAGGCTCCATCAGCCGTGAAGAATCGGCTGTTCTCTATTCCAGCGCCAAGATCGCCTTAAATTATACAGCAGAAGATTCCATCTACTGGGATGCGATGAATCTAAGATTCTTTGAAGTATTGGCCTGTAAAGGTTTCTTAATCAGTGACAAAGTTCCGTCCGCCCAACGCGAGCTTAAAGGCTGCGCTGTATTCACCGATGGCGGCGAGGACTTAATTGCCCAAATCGAATATTATTTATCACGGCCAAAAGAAAAGGACGAGATTGCCGCCAATGGCTATCAATACATCCTGCAGCACGCGACAGTACAGGCTCGGGCAAAACAGCTGCACAATTATCTTCAGCAAATAATGGAAATAAACTGA